Proteins co-encoded in one Vidua macroura isolate BioBank_ID:100142 chromosome 13, ASM2450914v1, whole genome shotgun sequence genomic window:
- the UBA3 gene encoding NEDD8-activating enzyme E1 catalytic subunit isoform X1 — protein sequence MADGEEPEKKRRRLEELLADGMAVDGGCGDSGDWEGRWNHVKKFLERSGPFTHPDFEPGTQALDFLLSTCKVLVIGAGGLGCELLKNLALSGFRQIHVIDMDTIDVSNLNRQFLFRAKDVGRPKAEVAAEFLNSRIPDCAVVPYFKKIQDMDESFYRQFHIIVCGLDSIIARRWINGMLMSFLHYEDGVLDPSSIIPLIDGGTEGFKGNVRVIIPGMTACVECTLALYPPQVNFPMCTIASMPRLPEHCIEYVRILQWPKEQPFGEGVALDGDDPEHIQWIYQKSLERASQFNIKGVTYRLTQGVVKRIIPAVASTNAVIAAVCATEVFKIATSAYVPLNNYLVFNDVDGLYTYSFEAERKENCPACSQLPQNIEISPSAKLQEILDYLTNNASLQMKSPAITATMYGGNKTLYLQTVASIEERTRPNLSKTLKELGLVDGQELAVADVTTPQTMLFKLHFTT from the exons ATGGCGGATGGTGAGGAACC ggagaagaaaagaaggaggcTAGAGGAGCTGCTGGCGGATGG AATGGCTGTTGATGGTGGGTGTGGGGACTCTGGAGACTGGGAAGGTCGCTGGAACCATGTAAAGAAGTTCCTCGAGCGATCTGGACCATTCACACATCCCGATTTCGAGCCAGGCACTCAA GCCCTTGATTTTTTGTTAAGCACATGTAAAGTGCTAGTTATTGGAGCAGGAGGATTAGGATGTGAACTCCTGAAAAACCTG gcattgtctGGCTTCAGACAGATCCATGTTATTGACATGGATACTATAGATGTTTCTAACCTTAATCGACAGTTTTTGTTTCG AGCGAAGGATGTGGGGCGACCAAAAGCAGAAGTTGCAGCAGAATTCCTGAACAGTCGCATTCCCGACTGTGCTGTGGTACC atattttaaaaagattcaAGACATGGATGAAAGCTTCTATCGAC aGTTTCATATTATTGTTTGTGGGCTGGACTCTATAATTGCAAGAAGGTGGATAAATGGCATGCTG ATGTCATTTTTGCATTATGAAGATGGTGTCCTGGATCCAAGTTCCATCATACCTCTGATAGATGGAGGAACAGAAGGTTTCAAAGGAAATGTCCGTGTGATTATTCCTGGTATGACAGCGTGTGTTGAATGCACACTTGCACTTTACCCACCACAG GTCAATTTTCCCATGTGCACCATTGCATCCATGCCCAGACTGCCAGAGCATTGCATTGAGTATGTCAGGATATTGCAGTGGCCAAAGGAACAGCCTTTTGGAG AAGGTGTTGCGTTGGATGGAGATGACCCTGAACATATACAGTGGATTTACCAGAAGTCTTTAGAGAGAGCATCACAATTTAATATTAAAGGTGTTACCTACAGACTCACCCAAG GCGTAGTGAAACGAATTATTCCAGCAGTAGCTTCTACAAATGCAGTAATTGCAG CTGTTTGCGCcacagaagtttttaaaatagccACAAg TGCATATGTTCCTCTTAACAACTACTTGGTGTTCAACGATGTGGATGGATTATATACATACAGTTTTGAAGCTGAAAGAAAG GAGAACTgtccagcctgcagccagcttcCCCAAAACATAGAGATTTCCCCATCAGCTAAATTGCAGGAGATCCTGGATTACTTAACAAATAATGCTTCATT GCAGATGAAATCTCCTGCAATCACAGCAACTATGTATGggggaaataaaacactttatttACAG acAGTAGCTTCAATTGAGGAACGAACAAGGCCAAATCTTTCCAAGACACTAAAAG aacTGGGGCTTGTGGATGGCCAGGAACTTGCAGTTGCTGATGTTACTACACCACAGACTATGTTGTTCAAACTTCACTTTACCACTTAA
- the UBA3 gene encoding NEDD8-activating enzyme E1 catalytic subunit isoform X2: MADGEEPMAVDGGCGDSGDWEGRWNHVKKFLERSGPFTHPDFEPGTQALDFLLSTCKVLVIGAGGLGCELLKNLALSGFRQIHVIDMDTIDVSNLNRQFLFRAKDVGRPKAEVAAEFLNSRIPDCAVVPYFKKIQDMDESFYRQFHIIVCGLDSIIARRWINGMLMSFLHYEDGVLDPSSIIPLIDGGTEGFKGNVRVIIPGMTACVECTLALYPPQVNFPMCTIASMPRLPEHCIEYVRILQWPKEQPFGEGVALDGDDPEHIQWIYQKSLERASQFNIKGVTYRLTQGVVKRIIPAVASTNAVIAAVCATEVFKIATSAYVPLNNYLVFNDVDGLYTYSFEAERKENCPACSQLPQNIEISPSAKLQEILDYLTNNASLQMKSPAITATMYGGNKTLYLQTVASIEERTRPNLSKTLKELGLVDGQELAVADVTTPQTMLFKLHFTT; the protein is encoded by the exons ATGGCGGATGGTGAGGAACC AATGGCTGTTGATGGTGGGTGTGGGGACTCTGGAGACTGGGAAGGTCGCTGGAACCATGTAAAGAAGTTCCTCGAGCGATCTGGACCATTCACACATCCCGATTTCGAGCCAGGCACTCAA GCCCTTGATTTTTTGTTAAGCACATGTAAAGTGCTAGTTATTGGAGCAGGAGGATTAGGATGTGAACTCCTGAAAAACCTG gcattgtctGGCTTCAGACAGATCCATGTTATTGACATGGATACTATAGATGTTTCTAACCTTAATCGACAGTTTTTGTTTCG AGCGAAGGATGTGGGGCGACCAAAAGCAGAAGTTGCAGCAGAATTCCTGAACAGTCGCATTCCCGACTGTGCTGTGGTACC atattttaaaaagattcaAGACATGGATGAAAGCTTCTATCGAC aGTTTCATATTATTGTTTGTGGGCTGGACTCTATAATTGCAAGAAGGTGGATAAATGGCATGCTG ATGTCATTTTTGCATTATGAAGATGGTGTCCTGGATCCAAGTTCCATCATACCTCTGATAGATGGAGGAACAGAAGGTTTCAAAGGAAATGTCCGTGTGATTATTCCTGGTATGACAGCGTGTGTTGAATGCACACTTGCACTTTACCCACCACAG GTCAATTTTCCCATGTGCACCATTGCATCCATGCCCAGACTGCCAGAGCATTGCATTGAGTATGTCAGGATATTGCAGTGGCCAAAGGAACAGCCTTTTGGAG AAGGTGTTGCGTTGGATGGAGATGACCCTGAACATATACAGTGGATTTACCAGAAGTCTTTAGAGAGAGCATCACAATTTAATATTAAAGGTGTTACCTACAGACTCACCCAAG GCGTAGTGAAACGAATTATTCCAGCAGTAGCTTCTACAAATGCAGTAATTGCAG CTGTTTGCGCcacagaagtttttaaaatagccACAAg TGCATATGTTCCTCTTAACAACTACTTGGTGTTCAACGATGTGGATGGATTATATACATACAGTTTTGAAGCTGAAAGAAAG GAGAACTgtccagcctgcagccagcttcCCCAAAACATAGAGATTTCCCCATCAGCTAAATTGCAGGAGATCCTGGATTACTTAACAAATAATGCTTCATT GCAGATGAAATCTCCTGCAATCACAGCAACTATGTATGggggaaataaaacactttatttACAG acAGTAGCTTCAATTGAGGAACGAACAAGGCCAAATCTTTCCAAGACACTAAAAG aacTGGGGCTTGTGGATGGCCAGGAACTTGCAGTTGCTGATGTTACTACACCACAGACTATGTTGTTCAAACTTCACTTTACCACTTAA
- the UBA3 gene encoding NEDD8-activating enzyme E1 catalytic subunit isoform X3: MAVDGGCGDSGDWEGRWNHVKKFLERSGPFTHPDFEPGTQALDFLLSTCKVLVIGAGGLGCELLKNLALSGFRQIHVIDMDTIDVSNLNRQFLFRAKDVGRPKAEVAAEFLNSRIPDCAVVPYFKKIQDMDESFYRQFHIIVCGLDSIIARRWINGMLMSFLHYEDGVLDPSSIIPLIDGGTEGFKGNVRVIIPGMTACVECTLALYPPQVNFPMCTIASMPRLPEHCIEYVRILQWPKEQPFGEGVALDGDDPEHIQWIYQKSLERASQFNIKGVTYRLTQGVVKRIIPAVASTNAVIAAVCATEVFKIATSAYVPLNNYLVFNDVDGLYTYSFEAERKENCPACSQLPQNIEISPSAKLQEILDYLTNNASLQMKSPAITATMYGGNKTLYLQTVASIEERTRPNLSKTLKELGLVDGQELAVADVTTPQTMLFKLHFTT; encoded by the exons ATGGCTGTTGATGGTGGGTGTGGGGACTCTGGAGACTGGGAAGGTCGCTGGAACCATGTAAAGAAGTTCCTCGAGCGATCTGGACCATTCACACATCCCGATTTCGAGCCAGGCACTCAA GCCCTTGATTTTTTGTTAAGCACATGTAAAGTGCTAGTTATTGGAGCAGGAGGATTAGGATGTGAACTCCTGAAAAACCTG gcattgtctGGCTTCAGACAGATCCATGTTATTGACATGGATACTATAGATGTTTCTAACCTTAATCGACAGTTTTTGTTTCG AGCGAAGGATGTGGGGCGACCAAAAGCAGAAGTTGCAGCAGAATTCCTGAACAGTCGCATTCCCGACTGTGCTGTGGTACC atattttaaaaagattcaAGACATGGATGAAAGCTTCTATCGAC aGTTTCATATTATTGTTTGTGGGCTGGACTCTATAATTGCAAGAAGGTGGATAAATGGCATGCTG ATGTCATTTTTGCATTATGAAGATGGTGTCCTGGATCCAAGTTCCATCATACCTCTGATAGATGGAGGAACAGAAGGTTTCAAAGGAAATGTCCGTGTGATTATTCCTGGTATGACAGCGTGTGTTGAATGCACACTTGCACTTTACCCACCACAG GTCAATTTTCCCATGTGCACCATTGCATCCATGCCCAGACTGCCAGAGCATTGCATTGAGTATGTCAGGATATTGCAGTGGCCAAAGGAACAGCCTTTTGGAG AAGGTGTTGCGTTGGATGGAGATGACCCTGAACATATACAGTGGATTTACCAGAAGTCTTTAGAGAGAGCATCACAATTTAATATTAAAGGTGTTACCTACAGACTCACCCAAG GCGTAGTGAAACGAATTATTCCAGCAGTAGCTTCTACAAATGCAGTAATTGCAG CTGTTTGCGCcacagaagtttttaaaatagccACAAg TGCATATGTTCCTCTTAACAACTACTTGGTGTTCAACGATGTGGATGGATTATATACATACAGTTTTGAAGCTGAAAGAAAG GAGAACTgtccagcctgcagccagcttcCCCAAAACATAGAGATTTCCCCATCAGCTAAATTGCAGGAGATCCTGGATTACTTAACAAATAATGCTTCATT GCAGATGAAATCTCCTGCAATCACAGCAACTATGTATGggggaaataaaacactttatttACAG acAGTAGCTTCAATTGAGGAACGAACAAGGCCAAATCTTTCCAAGACACTAAAAG aacTGGGGCTTGTGGATGGCCAGGAACTTGCAGTTGCTGATGTTACTACACCACAGACTATGTTGTTCAAACTTCACTTTACCACTTAA